A single region of the Pseudomonas sp. B21-023 genome encodes:
- a CDS encoding ATP-binding protein, translating to MQLCFIWVKRFKNLQNFGISLSNEFDFKFDGTGYFLQRFEKRPMPHLFGENISSITGVLGINGAGKTNSLELICRVVNGSEKLKDEYLMVFAIDGSFYLSTNIKRTISSSFNIAEVVSRDEFEGMDTVFFSNVFDKNFIDFGDVVADVSVNNKNNPRTLAKNRDSRESDFINDVEFFRSKEFKGLDLSAPPRIEIKIDKFINRHDQVSRQAPAGPILNYLAGIRKSNRDRGKLYLVRQTIQMGFLKVLLESDALDQGLISHIVHTLENNPKLELEELIDGLRNRYLQENDVAPWNPDLPLFEALTTLIGLGNFLEEKHFDIDDTLKGSKYVFTIDYDPGESFWYKNLAHIVLALRFGSIGWAGVSSGQKAYLNLFSSIWNGVDSYRYKSDRKRATLICIDEGDLYLHPEWQLEFVERLIKCLPELSEGTVQIIFTTHSPILISDLPHQCVVILNHEKESCIEGSNQIAKRQKTFAANIYDIYQYSFGLNQKRSGNLSSDYLKQVFELLDKASLSQQDAENLRLALSVVDDDVISFHIRKRVEAQ from the coding sequence ATGCAGCTTTGCTTTATATGGGTAAAAAGATTCAAGAATTTGCAGAATTTTGGAATCAGTCTTTCTAATGAATTTGATTTCAAATTCGACGGTACAGGTTATTTTCTTCAGCGCTTTGAGAAGCGCCCGATGCCCCATCTGTTTGGCGAAAATATTTCGAGCATTACAGGAGTACTCGGGATAAACGGTGCTGGCAAAACCAACTCACTAGAATTGATATGCCGAGTGGTGAATGGTAGCGAGAAACTGAAAGATGAATATTTGATGGTTTTCGCCATTGATGGATCTTTTTATCTGTCAACCAATATTAAAAGAACCATTTCTTCTAGCTTTAATATTGCTGAGGTCGTAAGTCGAGACGAGTTTGAAGGAATGGACACAGTATTTTTCTCTAACGTATTCGATAAAAATTTTATCGACTTTGGAGATGTTGTTGCTGATGTTTCCGTCAACAATAAGAACAACCCTAGAACTCTCGCCAAAAATCGGGACTCAAGAGAATCTGATTTCATAAATGATGTTGAGTTCTTTAGATCAAAGGAGTTTAAGGGTCTAGACCTGTCAGCGCCACCAAGAATTGAAATAAAAATTGATAAATTCATCAATCGTCACGATCAAGTATCTAGGCAGGCCCCAGCCGGGCCTATATTGAACTATCTGGCAGGGATTCGAAAATCTAATAGGGATAGAGGCAAGCTTTATCTAGTCAGGCAAACCATCCAAATGGGTTTTTTGAAAGTACTGCTTGAAAGCGACGCTTTGGATCAGGGGCTTATCTCTCACATCGTACACACTCTGGAGAATAATCCTAAACTGGAGCTCGAAGAACTCATCGACGGGCTGCGAAATCGCTATTTGCAGGAAAATGATGTAGCCCCGTGGAATCCCGACCTGCCTTTATTTGAAGCGCTTACGACGCTGATAGGGCTTGGAAATTTCCTTGAAGAAAAACATTTCGATATCGACGACACCCTGAAAGGGTCGAAGTATGTATTTACAATTGACTATGATCCAGGCGAATCCTTTTGGTACAAAAACCTGGCGCACATCGTCCTAGCCTTGAGGTTTGGCTCTATCGGCTGGGCGGGCGTAAGCTCGGGACAGAAAGCTTATTTGAATTTGTTTAGTTCCATATGGAATGGTGTGGATAGCTATAGATATAAATCGGATCGAAAGCGTGCCACTTTAATATGTATCGATGAGGGCGACCTCTATCTCCATCCAGAATGGCAGTTGGAATTTGTAGAAAGACTCATAAAGTGCTTGCCCGAACTCTCTGAAGGCACAGTGCAAATCATCTTCACGACTCACTCCCCCATCCTCATTAGCGACCTGCCTCACCAATGCGTGGTCATTTTGAATCATGAGAAAGAGAGTTGCATCGAGGGAAGCAATCAGATCGCAAAAAGGCAGAAAACGTTTGCTGCCAATATTTACGATATCTATCAATATTCATTTGGGCTGAACCAGAAAAGAAGCGGAAATCTGTCCTCTGACTATTTAAAACAAGTATTTGAACTTCTCGACAAAGCGTCCTTGAGTCAACAGGATGCCGAGAACCTTAGGCTAGCGCTTTCTGTGGTTGATGATGATGTCATTAGCTTCCATATCCGCAAGCGGGTTGAAGCACAATGA
- a CDS encoding tyrosine-type recombinase/integrase, which produces MDKAQRYLTAGKRENTRKSYRAAIEHFEVAWGGFLPATAEGIVRYLAEYAESLALSTLRQRLAALAQWHVSQGFPDPTKAPQVRQMLKGIRVVHPAKQKQAAPLQLRHLEKAVYWLNSKAGEAIESGDYRALMRYRRDAALLLIGFWRGFRSDELARLQVEDTQAEASIGITFYLPYTKADRAHQGTTFHTPALKKLCPVDAYINWITVAGISKGPIFRKLDRWGNLSEKGLKSSSLIPLLRRILEEADIPAQAYSSHSMRRGFATWASANGWDIKGLMSYVGWKDMKSALRYVDASSSFGGLAAYNAGEIEHER; this is translated from the coding sequence ATGGACAAGGCGCAGCGGTACCTGACGGCAGGCAAGCGCGAAAACACGCGCAAAAGCTATCGGGCTGCGATTGAGCACTTTGAAGTGGCATGGGGAGGATTCCTGCCAGCCACGGCTGAGGGAATCGTTCGCTATCTCGCGGAATATGCGGAATCGCTGGCGCTGAGCACGCTGCGTCAGCGCCTGGCAGCGCTCGCCCAATGGCATGTCTCCCAGGGATTCCCCGATCCAACCAAGGCACCCCAGGTACGGCAGATGCTCAAGGGCATCCGCGTTGTGCACCCGGCCAAACAGAAGCAGGCTGCGCCGCTTCAGCTGCGACACCTTGAGAAGGCCGTCTATTGGCTGAATAGCAAAGCAGGAGAAGCGATCGAGTCGGGAGACTATCGGGCGCTGATGAGGTACCGGCGCGATGCCGCCCTACTACTCATCGGTTTTTGGCGTGGCTTTCGGAGTGATGAGCTGGCCCGTCTTCAGGTCGAGGATACCCAGGCTGAGGCCAGTATTGGCATCACTTTTTACCTGCCCTACACCAAAGCGGATCGCGCCCATCAAGGCACCACGTTCCACACCCCTGCCCTTAAAAAGCTTTGTCCGGTTGATGCATACATCAATTGGATCACGGTGGCCGGCATTTCTAAGGGCCCTATCTTTCGTAAGCTTGATCGATGGGGGAACCTGTCAGAAAAAGGGCTCAAGTCGAGCAGCCTGATTCCGCTGCTCAGGCGCATCTTGGAAGAAGCCGACATACCTGCGCAGGCGTACAGCAGCCACTCAATGCGCCGTGGCTTCGCAACCTGGGCATCCGCAAATGGCTGGGACATTAAAGGCCTTATGAGCTATGTAGGCTGGAAGGACATGAAATCTGCGCTGAGGTACGTTGACGCGAGCAGCTCCTTCGGCGGCCTGGCCGCTTACAACGCAGGAGAGATCGAGCATGAACGCTAA
- a CDS encoding helix-turn-helix domain-containing protein: MPLKSSFATVLRALRSKRNITQRGFADTTSRTYLSKLESGKSSITLDKLEQLSDRLELSPLALLTLTVSEDTGVPTTTLISKLSDEIRALTCDGVLPELSALSPPPESIGQTVVARRRPGRSGHPVNAIGSGQAELPF; this comes from the coding sequence ATGCCCCTGAAATCGTCATTCGCCACCGTACTGCGGGCATTACGCAGCAAGCGAAACATCACGCAACGTGGATTCGCCGACACGACGAGCAGGACATACCTGTCAAAGCTAGAAAGCGGTAAGTCAAGTATCACCTTGGACAAGTTGGAGCAATTGAGCGACAGACTTGAGCTCTCGCCTTTGGCTCTGCTTACCCTCACAGTGAGCGAAGACACTGGCGTACCGACAACCACGCTGATATCAAAGCTGAGCGATGAAATCCGCGCACTGACGTGTGATGGTGTATTGCCAGAGCTCAGTGCATTGAGCCCTCCTCCAGAATCCATAGGTCAGACAGTCGTCGCGCGCCGGAGGCCTGGACGGTCTGGCCATCCTGTGAACGCGATTGGATCAGGGCAGGCTGAGCTGCCCTTCTAA
- a CDS encoding AAA family ATPase: MQAQVDIRSWLLKQNDWLQEAADRLLKKGEIDALDVADLTALIKTPAGSKPSSHREFAELSHRHTVQDELRLIQIGEVAGIENLEPRRPLEFGSHNLSVIYGHNGSGKSSYTRILKKLSGKPRAAELKTNVFKAAPPASRCQVTSELNGQQSAHEWHVGQPLIEALRNIDIFDSDEASHYLTAESAATYIPSIVGLFEKLAVVVEQVRDALAVEQSKLVTALPQMPAIYDGTPGKRFYESLGAVTPTVLNEALTWKPEDESQLTGLIERLKAEDPGALAVQRRRTKAELQKVITALSGGAEAYSDQSLKAIRGLRQSAQEKRQTALEGAKIKTAELEGVGLPTWKAMWEAARAFSASPYPHDQFPVTHDQARCPLCHQTLDEQAQHRLQEFEAFVQGKLETDAKNAESLYDKALEQLSKIPTEQEITTQCEAAGLGSKEWFEYLKAFWLTASQARAALHAHEAVHPAQPVAPQAETIASLTDYAGRLDDEAAQHEADAVQFDRAQASKEKLGLEARKWITEQAVAVRAEVDRLKKSKEYDAWKALTSSRAISTKAAEVTQAVVTEAYVGRFNQELRALGAHRIQVELIKTRARNGVVLHQVRLKGAQDARTQPQGVLSEGERRIISLAAFLADVCEKPGAAPFVFDDPISSLDHEFEWAVACRLVALAQTRQVIVLTHRLSLYGILEDLARKVSDDWKSKHYRAMRIESYGGVAGHPSDQDVWNASTKKANNILLTRLTEARKAGDVGGADAYRALAQGICSEFRKLVERSVEEDLLNKVVLRHRRGIQTDGRLRAIQGIQLEDCRLIDELMTKYSCYEHSQSTEIPMFIPEEAELRVDLEALSVWREQLSKRRDAAA; this comes from the coding sequence ATGCAGGCGCAGGTGGATATCCGTTCATGGCTTCTTAAGCAAAATGACTGGCTTCAGGAGGCAGCAGACCGGCTGCTGAAGAAGGGCGAAATTGATGCACTCGATGTCGCGGATCTCACCGCGCTGATCAAAACACCAGCCGGAAGTAAGCCGTCATCACATCGCGAGTTTGCCGAGTTAAGTCACCGCCATACCGTCCAGGATGAGCTGAGGCTCATCCAGATTGGCGAGGTTGCAGGCATCGAGAACCTGGAGCCTCGCAGGCCTCTAGAGTTCGGCTCGCACAACCTTTCTGTTATCTATGGGCACAACGGATCAGGCAAATCCAGCTACACCCGCATCCTGAAAAAGCTCTCAGGAAAACCTAGAGCCGCTGAGCTCAAAACCAATGTCTTTAAAGCGGCCCCTCCAGCGAGTAGGTGCCAGGTCACCTCTGAGCTGAACGGCCAACAAAGCGCGCACGAATGGCACGTTGGCCAGCCCCTGATCGAAGCGCTGCGCAATATCGACATTTTCGACAGCGACGAGGCGAGCCACTACCTGACAGCTGAAAGCGCTGCCACCTACATCCCGTCTATCGTCGGCTTGTTCGAAAAGCTCGCCGTCGTCGTAGAGCAGGTGAGGGATGCCCTAGCAGTCGAGCAATCCAAGCTGGTTACAGCCTTGCCCCAGATGCCTGCCATTTATGACGGCACGCCAGGTAAGCGCTTTTACGAGAGCTTGGGGGCAGTGACGCCAACCGTGTTGAATGAGGCATTGACCTGGAAGCCAGAAGACGAGAGCCAGCTTACTGGCTTGATTGAGCGCTTGAAGGCAGAAGATCCAGGTGCTTTGGCTGTTCAGCGGCGACGCACCAAGGCGGAATTGCAGAAGGTTATCACCGCGCTGAGTGGCGGCGCCGAAGCCTATTCTGACCAAAGCCTTAAGGCGATCAGGGGGCTTAGGCAATCAGCCCAAGAAAAACGGCAGACCGCACTTGAAGGGGCCAAGATCAAGACAGCAGAGCTCGAAGGTGTGGGGTTACCTACGTGGAAGGCCATGTGGGAGGCTGCACGCGCGTTCTCAGCCTCGCCGTATCCGCACGATCAGTTTCCGGTCACCCATGACCAGGCGCGCTGTCCTTTATGTCATCAAACGCTGGATGAGCAGGCACAGCATCGACTTCAAGAGTTTGAGGCCTTCGTCCAGGGCAAGCTGGAAACAGATGCCAAAAACGCAGAATCGCTGTACGACAAGGCCTTAGAGCAGCTGTCGAAGATTCCGACAGAGCAAGAGATCACCACTCAATGCGAAGCAGCTGGACTGGGCTCTAAGGAGTGGTTTGAGTACCTCAAGGCGTTTTGGCTAACAGCATCACAAGCCCGGGCCGCACTGCATGCCCATGAAGCTGTGCATCCAGCACAACCAGTCGCCCCCCAGGCCGAAACAATCGCGTCGCTTACGGATTACGCAGGGCGCCTTGACGATGAGGCTGCTCAGCACGAAGCGGATGCTGTGCAGTTCGATAGAGCACAGGCGAGTAAGGAAAAACTGGGTCTGGAGGCGCGCAAGTGGATTACCGAGCAGGCAGTAGCCGTGCGAGCAGAAGTCGATCGGCTGAAAAAATCCAAGGAGTATGATGCTTGGAAGGCACTCACCAGCTCGCGGGCGATTTCCACCAAGGCAGCTGAGGTGACCCAGGCGGTAGTGACTGAAGCGTATGTCGGGCGCTTCAATCAGGAGCTGCGTGCGCTTGGTGCACACCGTATCCAGGTCGAGTTAATCAAAACCAGAGCGCGAAATGGTGTGGTGTTGCACCAGGTTCGACTCAAAGGTGCTCAAGACGCGCGCACCCAGCCTCAGGGAGTATTGAGCGAGGGAGAGCGCCGCATTATCTCACTCGCGGCGTTTTTGGCGGACGTGTGCGAGAAGCCAGGGGCAGCTCCCTTTGTTTTTGACGATCCTATTTCCTCCCTTGATCACGAGTTCGAATGGGCTGTCGCTTGTCGTCTGGTGGCGCTGGCGCAAACAAGACAGGTCATAGTCCTCACGCACCGACTGTCGTTGTACGGGATCTTGGAAGACCTGGCTCGCAAGGTCAGCGATGACTGGAAGTCCAAGCATTACCGCGCTATGCGAATCGAATCTTACGGCGGAGTTGCCGGCCACCCGTCTGATCAGGATGTATGGAATGCGTCGACCAAGAAGGCGAACAACATCTTGCTGACCCGGCTTACGGAAGCAAGAAAGGCCGGTGATGTCGGTGGCGCCGACGCGTACCGGGCCTTGGCGCAGGGAATTTGCAGCGAGTTTCGTAAGCTCGTTGAGCGATCGGTTGAGGAAGACTTGCTCAACAAGGTCGTGCTCAGGCACCGGCGGGGAATCCAGACCGATGGCCGACTCCGAGCTATCCAGGGTATCCAGCTGGAGGACTGCAGGCTGATTGATGAGTTGATGACGAAGTACAGTTGTTATGAGCACAGCCAGTCGACTGAAATCCCGATGTTCATTCCTGAGGAGGCTGAGCTGAGGGTTGATCTCGAAGCGTTAAGCGTCTGGCGGGAACAGTTAAGCAAGCGGCGCGACGCTGCGGCATAA
- a CDS encoding UTRA domain-containing protein, whose protein sequence is MPTREEAELLGITTGQPLIGIESIGRIKDGFPIEYYNTVYSTTKSRLRVTAG, encoded by the coding sequence ATGCCAACCAGGGAGGAGGCTGAGCTTCTGGGAATAACCACAGGCCAGCCCTTGATAGGCATCGAGTCGATAGGTCGGATTAAGGACGGGTTTCCCATTGAGTACTACAACACCGTCTATTCAACGACCAAGAGCCGGCTGCGAGTGACAGCGGGATAG